In one window of Chelmon rostratus isolate fCheRos1 chromosome 19, fCheRos1.pri, whole genome shotgun sequence DNA:
- the LOC121623026 gene encoding mediator of RNA polymerase II transcription subunit 13-like isoform X5 — translation MTTTANWVANGASLEDCHSNIFSLAELTGIKWRCYGFRSGGEYGPVISAPAQDDPVLRSFMRCVQANLLCVWRRKIKPDAKELWIFWWGEEPNLSDVIHHELEVAEEGLWECGLSYECRTLLFKAIHNLLERCLMDKGFLRIGKWFFKPHEVEEKSLGNSEHLSCSFSFFLHGESNVCTSVEIAQHLPAYHITEHHIRLAQTSVTPVQVILSPYGLSGTLTGQAYKMSDPAARKLMEEWSYFYPMVLQQKEGGGEKEKEDTSQAYDRNCHVAVEVIVGGVRMTYPAALVLIAQGDLPVEQPPPVPAAPGLNREPNHCSVPLTPPTSPQQPCSADSGFVTSVSSVPTPDSSMGVTSISPKHSGKKLTCQVVHQAWRECYLNQPQYILNQPTDVTPKKEVPNGITTWDFNDLGARVSCSCSRLKQQKLSLTTTSTANPQTSANPTQSSGPSLYPPSQPKHKTSDKTEKADKQSKRPAMIPFHHRLSVTQETPLEQDSPGGPQLGGLVALEPPMEPLAALPSCKYPKPLSNGRKAPEALLHSPVSPLPPTLSPHPRVQDPEVLDGPVDMPVCPDGASGLGVIASETAVYTALLRQRESGAGWWRGFRTPRTDKTDFRPPELPSDKLEEVKTDTATEGAPLKRLYTQTLKRFKISEERVRDHIHTLGLFQQPGVEALREPGDDPYDFKEGDIEYTFSTSKRLKGQGREPSKKVKQGEEITSNGALPDGKDAMSIFNSAPKSDESAQDDGAAKANPSLTREKDLVVNISDLDNIFDEDEEELGHSTKLPVSTEDRPLGKEGRVAVPYPSIADLQRMFPTPPSLEQHPAFSPIMTYRDTPSQEPPAPSGAADHLPPLASAQLTEYRMDIEDGFASPRQEDIKPQIGTSMFAPLSCLPSQSLPPLKIPEQCYYRPSWALLPKMEHFPTAMHPQNNTFIRDGYTNIPSVNTLTDQEYGQMSATTASVSTTVGILPSPATPRFSVPTPRTPRTPRGINAASSGQGSVKQDGTELSSPVSTPSTSLPLSSVEPLARPGPSLPEVHSLYAVLLLSDSVLNVFKDRNFDSCCICACNMNVKGADVGVYIPDSTCEDQYRCMCGFSAIVNRLLAHGTGLFLEDELDIYGRTSEVGRAAERRLALCRRDPTMRDPRAKRPQDAAPASPLVMILLQEQCSQPISSLASLHLPLSCSCHGRKGALLQSWMSEKQWADGSDACVECYNALEQGLQYVDNPTGGKVDPAVVRSTALHSWPHTNVVDMSMLSSQDMVRMLLSLQPFLQDAIQKKRTGRTWENIQHVQGPLTWQQFHKMAGRGSYGSEESPEPLPIPTVLLGYDRERDFLALSPLALPFWEKLLLEPYGGQRDVAYLVLCPNSPSLLAAGRAFFQELSAVYETCRLGKHRPLAKVSRDGLVHVGEEVEPEKLEELDVDQWLTGPWAGQQHTDNLSKLKLYAYACKQQLGPQLSALPLDSSLLLPPKVQPPLNPTSSAQPASSGQPQAWGSDGEQAPGAASSGNAPTPSGATSNQTGETTQGATGDTKGPSSATPPANTPAENPELTSEQSRIGIPTVADSVDSHANPPAIVIYIVDAFLSSSGARNEGGEEEEGDEVEAGSIWLLGLLRCYTEMLQTLPETMRPALVLQVVPCQYLLQPASGESHLYLQHLRSLAFSCYSQCRRLLPQQTHIKSLTGFGPVSTVNSVLKSPEHPSPLQLYSPPFILGPTRPKQPEQGEIWAEVPPKYNVLFVGYCLSHDQRWILVSCTDQQGELLETCIINIDVPNRARRPKVSARKMGLQKLWEWCIGLIQMTSLPWRIVIGRLGRLGHGELKDWSSLLGEHSLHSIGRQLREACRMCGISAADSPSILSACLVAMEPQGSLVVMPDAVTMGSVFGRSTALNLQTSQLNTPQDASCTHILVFPTSATTQLAPSSYPTEDNNDDMFDLPFPDELENDIGHDMMLITGNLHPSPNTSPVPSPGSPSGMGMGSHFQHTKSQGERLLSRDSPPEELKQQPLALGYYVSTAQANGLPHWFWASCPQAESQCPLFLKASLHHHISIAQSDELVSDKNKRTPHPLDSKTTSDVLRFVLEQYNALSWLTCTPATQDRQSCLPVHFAILIQMYNAILNML, via the exons tgGCTGAGGAGGGGCTTTGGGAGTGCGGGCTGTCCTACGAGTGCAGGACCCTCTTGTTCAAGGCTATACACAACCTGCTGGAAAG atgtttgatgGACAAAGGCTTTTTAAGGATCGGGAAGTGGTTCTTCAAGCCACATGAAGTGGAAGAAAAGTCTTTGGGCAACAG TGAACACCTGTCatgctccttctccttcttcctccacGGGGAGAGCAACGTGTGCACGAGTGTGGAGATTGCCCAGCACCTGCCTGCATATCACATCACAGAGCACCACATCCGCCTCGCGCAGACCTCCGTCACACCAGTGCAAG TGATCTTAAGTCCATACGGCCTGAGCGGCACTCTGACCGGTCAGGCCTACAAGATGAGTGACCCAGCGGCTCGGAAGCTGATGGAGGAGTGGAGCTACTTCTACCCCATGGTCCTCCAGCAGAAAGAAGGGggtggagaaaaggaaaaagaagacacGAGCCAGGCATATGATCGCAACTGTCACGTGGCAGTGGAGGTCATCGTAG GTGGAGTAAGGATGACCTACCCAGCTGCTTTAGTGCTGATTGCCCAGGGGGACCTTCCCGTGGAGCAGCCTCCACCTGTTCCTGCAGCTCCGGGCCTCAACAGGGAGCCAAATCACTGCAGCGTGCCGCTCACACCGCCCACGTCACCGCAGCAGCCCTGCTCAG CGGACAGTGGCTTTGTGACCTCCGTCTCCAGTGTGCCCACGCCGGACAGCAGCATGGGAGTCACCAGCATCAGCCCAAAGCATTCTGGGAAGAAGCTAACCTGTCAGGTGGTCCATCAGGCCTGGAGGGAGTGCTATCTCAACCAGCCTCAGTACAT ATTGAATCAGCCAACTGACGTGACGCCTAAGAAGGAAGTGCCAAATGGAATAACCACGTGGGACTTCAACGATCTGGGAGCGAGggtgtcctgcagctgctccag GCTGAAACAGCAGAAGCTGAGTCTGACGACCACATCCACTGCCAACCCGCAGACTAGTGCCAACCCCACTCAGTCCTCTGGCCCGTCATTATACCCCCCCTCCCAGCCCAAACACAAGACCAGtgacaagacagaaaaggcTGACAAACAGTCCAAGAGGCCAGCCATGATCCCCTTCCACCACCGCCTATCTGTCACACAGGAGACCCCTCTGGAACAGGACTCCCCGGGAGGGCCCCAACTCGGGGGTCTTGTGGCGCTGGAGCCACCCATGGAGCCTCTGGCTGCTCTGCCAAGCTGCAAGTATCCCAAACCCCTCTCCAATGGCAGAAAAGCCCCTGAGGCCCTCCTCCACTCACCAGTGTCTCCACTTCCGCCCACGCTCAGCCCACACCCCCGAGTGCAGGACCCAGAGGTCCTGGATGGGCCTGTAGATATGCCGGTCTGTCCGGACGGGGCTTCAGGGTTGGGGGTGATTGCCAGCGAGACAGCTGTGTATACAGCTCTgctgaggcagagggagagcgGGGCCGGCTGGTGGAGAGGCTTCAGGACTCCCAGGACTGATAAGACTGACTTCAGACCCCCTGAACTCCCCTCTGATAAATTAGAGGAAGTGAAGACGGACACAGCCACTGAGGGAGCTCCCCTAAAGAG ACTATACACACAGACTCTGAAGAGATTTAAGATCTcagaggagagggtgagggacCACATCCACACTTTGGGCCTGTTCCAGCAGCCAGGTGTGGAGGCACTGCGGGAGCCTGGGGACGATCCCTACGACTTCAAGGAAGGAGACATTGAGTACACTTTCTCCACTTCCAAGAGGTTAAAGGGTCAAGGGCGAGAACCCAGCAAGAAGGTCAAG CAGGGAGAAGAAATCACCAGCAATGGAGCACTGCCTGATGGGAAGGACGCCATGTCCATTTTTAACTCAGCTCCAAAATCAG aCGAATCAGCTCAGGATGATGGAGCTGCCAAAGCCAATCCTTCCCTGACCAGAGAAAAAGATCTAGTGGTCAACATCTCCGATCTAGACAACATatttgatgaagatgaggaagagttGGGG CACTCCACCAAGCTTCCAGTATCCACAGAAGATCGCCCTCTGGGCAAAGAGGGGAGAGTTGCAGTACCGTATCCATCAA TTGCAGACCTCCAGCGCATGTTTCCCACCCCGCCTTCTTTAGAGCAGCACCCGGCCTTCTCTCCCATCATGACGTATCGCGACACCCCGAGCCAAGAGCCCCCCGCGCCCAGCGGAGCAGCTGACCACCTGCCGCCTTTAGCGTCCGCCCAGCTGACTGAATACAGGATGGACATTGAGGACGGCTTTGCCAGTCCCCGGCAGGAGGATATCAAG CCACAAATAGGCACCTCCATGTTTGCTCCGCTGTCCTGCCTACCCAGCCAGAGTCTACCACCACTCAAGATTCCAGAGCAATGCTACTATCGTCCATCCTGGGCCCTCCTGCCCAAAATGGAGCATTTCCCAACAGCCATGCATCCCCAAAATAACACGTTCATCAGAGATGGATACAC AAACATCCCCAGTGTCAACACCCTGACAGACCAGGAGTATGGCCAGATGAGCGCCACCACTGCCTCCGTCAGCACTACTGTTGGCATCCTCCCATCTCCAGCCACTCCCCGCTTCTCTGTGCCCACTCCACGAACCCCTCGTACACCACGGGGTATTAATGCTGCAAGCTCTGGGCAGGGTTCAGTGAAGCAGGACGGCACTGAGCTTAGCTCACCGGTCTCCACACCCTCCACCAGCCTgcctctcagctctgtggagccCCTAGCTCGGCCAGGACCCTCCTTGCCTGAGGTTCACAGCCTGTACGCTGTCCTCCTGCTCTCAGACTCCGTCCTCAATGTATTCAAGGATCGCAACTTTGACAGCTGCTGTATCTGTGCCTGTAATATGAATGTCAAAGGAGCAGACGTGGGGGTGTATATCCCTGATTCCACTTGTGAAGATCAGTACCGCTGTATGTGTGGCTTCAGTGCCATCGTGAACAGGCTGCTCGCCCATGGCACAGGCCTCTTCCTGGAGGATGAGCTGGATATTTACGGTCGGACTTCTGAGGTAGGCCGGGCGGCCGAGAGGAGGCTGGCTCTTTGCCGGCGAGACCCAACTATGAGAGACCCCAGAGCCAAGAGGCCGCAGGACGCGGCCCCCGCCTCTCCGCTGGTCATGATCCTCCTGCAGGAGCAGTGTTCCCAGCCCATTTCTTCCCTGGCGTCACTGCATCTCCCCCTCAGCTGTTCTTGCCATGGCCGCAAAGGGGCGCTGCTCCAAAGCTGGATGTCTGAAAAGCAGTGGGCGGATGGGAGTGATGCCTGTGTGGAGTGTTACAATGCTTTGGAACAGGGGCTGCAGTATGTGGATAACCCCACAGGAGGGAAAGTAGATCCAGCTGTTGTCAGAAGTACCGCTCTTCACTCCTGGCCTCACACGAATG TGGTGGACATGAGCATGTTGTCGTCCCAGGATATGGTTCGTatgctgctgtctctgcagccTTTCCTGCAGGATGCCATCCAGAAGAAGAGAACAGGACGGACGTGGGAAAACATCCAGCATGTTCAGGGTCCGCTCACCTGGCAGCAGTTCCATAAGATGGCTGGGAGAGGCTCCTACG GTTCGGAGGAGTCGCCGGAGCCCTTGCCCATTCCTACAGTGTTACTGGGATATGACCGTGAGAGAGACTTCTTGGCATTGTCCCCTTTGGCGTTACCTTTCTGGGAGAAGTTGCTGCTGGAGCCTTATGGGGGGCAGCGGGATGTGGCGTATTTGGTACTGTGTCCCAACAGCCCCTCTCTGCTGGCTGCGGGCCGTGCCTTTTTCCAGGAGCTCAGCGCCGTTTACGAG ACTTGCCGCCTCGGGAAGCACCGTCCTCTGGCCAAGGTGTCCAGGGACGGCCTCGTGCATGTGGGGGAAGAAGTGGAGCCAGAAAAACTGGAGGAGCTGGACGTGGACCAGTGGTTGACTGGACCCTGGGCTGGACAGCAGCACACCGACAACCTCAGCAAACTTAAACTCTATGCTTATGCCTGCAAGCAGCAACTTG GTCCCCAGCTGTCAGCCCTGCCTTTAGACAGCAGTCTTCTGCTGCCTCCCAAAGTCCAGCCTCCCTTAAACCCCACATCCTCAGCGCAGCCTGCCTCCTCTGGCCAGCCTCAAGCTTGGGGCTCTGATGGTGAACAAGCTCCAGGCGCTGCCAGTTCAGGAAACGCTCCAACGCCGAGTGGAGCAACCTCAAACCAGACGGGGGAGACAACCCAGGGAGCAACTGGCGATACGAAAGGGCCTTCCAGCGCCACGCCACCAGCCAACACACCAGCAGAAAACCCTGAACT CACCTCTGAACAGTCTAGAATCGGCATCCCGACTGTGGCCGACTCCGTGGACAGCCACGCCAACCCACCAGCTATTGTTATTTACATAGTGGATGCTTTTCTTAGCTCAAGTGGAGCAAGAAATgaagggggagaggaagaggagggtgatgagGTGGAGGCAGGTAGCATTTGGCTACTAGGGCTCCTCCGTTGCTACACAGAGATGCTACAGACTTTGCCTGAGACGATGAGACCGGCGCTGGTGCTGCAG GTGGTGCCGTGCCAGTACCTCCTCCAACCAGCCAGTGGGGAGAGCCATTTATACCTGCAACATCTGCGCTCCCTGGCCTTCTCCTGTTACTCCCAGTGCAGACGTCTGCTGccccagcaaacacacatcaagTCCCTGACAGGCTTTGGACCAGTGTCCACTGTCAATTCTGTACTTAAGAGTCCAGAG caccccAGCCCTCTGCAGCTGTACTCTCCCCCCTTCATCCTCGGTCCGACCCGTCCCAAGCAGCCAGAGCAAGGGGAGATATGGGCGGAGGTCCCTCCCAAATACAATGTGCTCTTTGTTGGATACTGCCTGTCACATGACCAGCGTTGGATCCTGGTGTCCTGCActgaccagcagggggagctcCTGGAGACTTGTATTATCAACATTGACGTACCCAACAG agcgCGACGGCCCAAGGTTTCAGCCAGGAAGATGGGACTACAGAAGCTGTGGGAGTGGTGTATTGGCCTCATCCAGATGACCTCACTGCCATGGAGGATTGTGATTGGCCGATTAGGCAGACTGGGGCACGGGGAGCTAAAAG ACTGGAGCTCACTGCTTGGGGAGCATTCCCTCCATTCAATAGGGCGCCAGCTAAGGGAGGCTTGTCGCATGTGTGGGATCTCCGCTGCTGACTCCCCGTCTATCCTCAGCGCCTGCCTGGTAGCCATGGAGCCACAGGGCTCCCTTGTGGTCATGCCTG atgcaGTGACCATGGGCTCAGTGTTCGGCCGCAGCACTGCTCTGAACTTGCAGACCTCGCAGCTGAACACACCTCAGGATGCTTCCTGTACTCACATCCTTGTCTTCCCAACTTCTGCCACCACCCAGCTGGCACCCAGCTCCTACCCCACCGAGGACAATAATG ATGACATGTTCGATCTGCCCTTTCCTGATGAACTGGAGAACGACATCGGCCATGACATGATGTTGATCACAGGGAACCTCCACCCTTCCCCTAACACCTCTCCTGTGCCCTCGCCCGGCTCTCCGTCCGGGATGGGAATGGGATCACATTTCCAGCACACTAAG AGCCAGGGTGAGCGCTTGCTGTCTCGGGACAGTCCACCAGaagagctgaagcagcagcCGCTGGCTCTGGGCTACTACGTCTCCACTGCACAGGCAAATGGACTTCCTCACTGGTTCTGGGCCTCCTGCCCGCAGGCTGAGAGCCAGTGTCCACTCTTCCTTAAG gcctccctccaccaccataTCTCCATAGCCCAGTCAGATGAGCTGGTGTCAGACAAGAATAAGAGGACCCCTCACCCCTTAGACTCAAAGACCACCTCTGATGTGCTCAG GTTTGTATTGGAGCAGTACAACGCCCTCTCCTGGCTGACGTGCACCCCTGCCACCCAAGACCGCCAGTCCTGCCTGCCTGTCCACTTTGCCATACTGATCCAAATGTACAATGCCATCCTAAACATGCTTTAG